The genome window GTGGTCTTGCCGCTGCCATTCTTGCCGACGATGCAGTGCAGGCCGTTCGGTCCGATGGTGCCGTCGATCTTATCGATCGCCGCATCGCCCTCCTGGCCGTATCGGAAGACAACCTCTTCCAGCTTGAACTGTCCTTTCGGCCGTCCAAACGGCAAGGCGGGGATCTGGCCTTCCTCCTCAAGATGCAGGACCTCATCCAGGCGGCGGGCGGCATCGCGGGCGTTCTGCAGCGTCTTCCATTGTCCGACCAGACCGGCAATCGGCGCGATCATGCGAGCACCAAGCATGTTCGACGCGATCAGTGCGCCGATCGTCATGCTCTGCTCCAGGATCAGCAGCGCGCCGACACAGGTCATGGAAACGGTCGTCGCCAGGCTCATCACATGGCTGAGGGTCATATGCGCGTCGCCCGCCGTTCCCCGACGCAGGGACGCCCGAATACTGTCAGCATGCCGCGCTTCCCAGACCGGACGGAGACGATCCGCAAGCGCGAGCGACTTTACCGTCGCGCGGGCCGCCACGACCTCGTTGATCAGCGCCTCACGCTTTGAGCTTTCCGCCCTTTCGTCCTCTGAGAGGTTGGCGGCCGTGGCCCCCGACCGCCATGCCAGCAGGATGAAAAGCGGCAACGCGACCAGGATCACGGCGGCCAGAGGCGGCGCCAGCCAGAGGATCGCGCACAGGAACAGAACCGCGAAGGGCAGGTCCATCAGCAGTCCCATGGCCGGGCCGGAAAGCGCCGCACGCACCGCATCGATGTCTCGGAACAGGATCTGCCACGATGTCGATGTCCGCGATTCGAGCACCCGCATGGGCAACCGGACAATCTTGTCGAAAAGCGACCGCCCGACATCGATGTCAATATCAAGCCCGATCCGCTGGAACAGACGCGCGCGACCAAGGCGCAGCAGTCCGTCGAACACGATCGCCGCCGCCATTCCGATAACCAATCCCTGCAATGTCGTCAGGCCGGCATGGAACACGACGCGGTCATAGACCTGCAGCATGAAGATGGGAACGGCGAGCGCCAGAACATTGACGAAAAGCGACGAGAACAGCGCTTCGAAGAGCCGCCCCTTGCTGCGGGACAGCGCGTGACCGACCAGCCGTCCAACCCGCCCTTTCGTTGCCATGCCACCCCTCGGCCCTGAAAAATACGTCCCGGCAGACCAAGCCGGATTGGATCGGTCTTGCGGCTTCCGGCCACCGACCCGAAGCGGGAGGAGTGTACCGACATCAGTTACTTGCGTCACGCATCCAGCACCGCGCGGCGTTGGGTGCGTCGGT of Alphaproteobacteria bacterium contains these proteins:
- a CDS encoding peptidase domain-containing ABC transporter produces the protein MATKGRVGRLVGHALSRSKGRLFEALFSSLFVNVLALAVPIFMLQVYDRVVFHAGLTTLQGLVIGMAAAIVFDGLLRLGRARLFQRIGLDIDIDVGRSLFDKIVRLPMRVLESRTSTSWQILFRDIDAVRAALSGPAMGLLMDLPFAVLFLCAILWLAPPLAAVILVALPLFILLAWRSGATAANLSEDERAESSKREALINEVVAARATVKSLALADRLRPVWEARHADSIRASLRRGTAGDAHMTLSHVMSLATTVSMTCVGALLILEQSMTIGALIASNMLGARMIAPIAGLVGQWKTLQNARDAARRLDEVLHLEEEGQIPALPFGRPKGQFKLEEVVFRYGQEGDAAIDKIDGTIGPNGLHCIVGKNGSGKTTLFKILAGLYPPESGRVLLDGADVAQFPRRQLARWIGYMPQDVVMFTGSIRENILMGSEDGKDEDAVEAAKRAGAHEAIALLPEGYETECGEAGGRLSGGQKRRISAARTLIGDPPVLLLDEPSGDMDGEAELALARNLREMSKDHTILISTHSPTLLSVADSILVLEKGRVALAGSAKDVMTKLSGGGQGQGQGAPVPATGSGGGAHAAE